A stretch of DNA from Coccidioides posadasii str. Silveira chromosome 1, complete sequence:
TTGTTCTACAATAAGGTTGGTGAGCTATCAACACTCAGTTTCACGGAATGAACTTACTGCTATTGTTCAGAGCCTTGCCTGCACCATAGTCAAGATTGTAAGCTTGAAGAATCTCATGGAAGGTGCTTAACGCTCTGATGCACTTGATCCATGGCTGTATGGTACTGTAGATGAGAGCTTCAATATCAGAGATCTTGATTTTGTCCATTGTCCACACTGACTTCTGAAATATGGAGACATCTTTCAGAGCTGGATCTAAGTGCAACAGAAGCTTATAAACATCATctaagatattaagatagaGAAGTTGCTCTGCTGATGTGAAAACCCTCTTGCTGTCAAGATGAGTGAATACCCAATCAGCAAACAGAAGGCCAAGGAGAATAACATGGGGACTGAGAGCAAGTGATGGGTTGTATATGATCTCTGGAATGGCAAACTTGACTCTATCCAAAGGGCTTGAGTTAGTCCAAACAGAGCAGAGAGAGCTTATCTGATCCAATGTGCCAATGCTCAACATACTCTTCCTTCTTGCCAAGGAACATCTTGGTGAACTTAGGAGTGAACTCAATCAGTATCTTGTTTGGTCTGCCTTCAGGGTCTTATAGAAGTGTAACTTCAATGTTCTGATAGTGCAGTTGCAGCAAGGCTCGCAGTCAGTTGGCTGAGAATCCTCCAAGCTGGAGGAAGAAGGCAAGGGAGATCTGCTGCCGTCCATGGCCAAACCTTTTTTTGGTGGTAGTTAACATTTTCTATGTAGCTTACCTTATATTCCACCCGCCATCGCTGCAGAGTAAGCTTCTCGACACCTGACGAAGGCTCAAAGAGCACCATCTAGGTATCAAATACAAAATTATATGATTAGGTTGGTATTCAACCGCTACCTCCCCCGCGTGTACATAAATATGGAAGCCGTATGGAACTCAAAGAAACGTTGGAGGTAATAAAAAAGGCAAATCATTAACATCGTCTCTTAGCTCCGGCCCCGGCCTAAATGTAGCCCAAAGAATCACAGAAAACTCCGGTTAGCTAACCCCGGAAGCAGCAATGGACAAACACAGAAAGCAAAGAGATATCATCATTAAAAATCAGAGGCAAAAAAGCCAAATCAGCCGTGGATGATGAAATGACAGGGAAACATATTTTCAGGAAAGTGTAAAAGTACAAAGAGTTCTTGTAGATTCATCGATAGCTTGTTTGTATGCCCACTCGGTTGCTTGTGTCCGCATCTGCAATCACTTCTGGCGCTTCACAACATTCAATGCGCAGGATAGCCCTgctcctcatcatcatcatcttcttcttcagtgGTTCGCTTGGATCTCCGGCCGTCGTCGTCGTTGTCGTAAAAACGATTCCCTCTTTTGCCGGTCTAGAAAGAATATTTACTGTGGCTTCTTAGCTCCGGCCGGGGAATAGGCTCCAATGTAGCGGTTCACATCCGTGAACTCATACACCCGTCTGGCAAAGTCCTTGAATACCTGCCAGCCCTGTCTCACGACCGGCGGGGTACTTTGGTGCGAGATGGAAGCTTCGATTCTCTGACTTGAATGAGCAACAACGCCCTGGACATATTTGCTGCTAGTGTATCTGGACCGGAAGAACATAAAATACACCGCGAGAAGAACCCAGCTGCCACTAGAAAAGGTAAGAGCAGTTCCAATCAGCCGAATGAGAACCGATAGTTCGAGCGAAGCAACCAACGCCATGCTGGTATCATAATACTGCTTGATGAAACGGCCAATGCTCTCTGACAGGGGCGACTGCTTAGCCCCCTGCCTGGATGGTGAGCCGGCCCCCGGTTCTGGTTCTTTTGGTGGTTGAATTGTTGGAATCAGGTGGCTACGAGTGAAGGTGGCCACATGGAAGAATGAGTAGATCGCAAATGGAAGAACGGCAATGGTGATCTGACGGGCATACAGCCAAACGAGGGCAATAACTATCAAGCAAAACATCGTCAGTTGGTAAATAAACCCTGGGTTACAAACGGGGAAAGGCCGTACGCAAGTATTGAACGTTCTCATCTCCGGCCAATTTCATAACGAGAGCAGGCACATTTCCCTTCATATCACCACGAGCAATATGTGACTTGTAGACCACGATCCCGTACGTAGCTGCTGCGGCAATGAAGGCAAATCGGTATGAAGCTTGGGCCATTCTCGAGGTCGAATTGAAAGTCAGGACAGAGAGGAGATATCGGAAGACGGCAAGAACAAGGGCAAGATGGCCCACGAACCATCCAAATCTGAGCGATACATCAGAGGGCGATTCTCAAATTACAGAAAGGCGGGAAGGGAAAAGGCCAACTCACTGCAGTCGTTGGGCGAGCTGCTTGAGTCGCTCGCCCAAGGGCAACGACGGTGACGGTGGTGGAGCCATTTGATCGAACCACCGGAAGCTCTAGAAGCTATGTGATAATAATACGAGACGCAGCTGAGAAGGAGGAAAAGCAGCTTCCAGCAGTTCTTGGAGGGTTGCAGGTCGAGAGGACAGCACGAACGACGGcgaaatacaaacagagTGGTCACTTTGTTCTTGTGGGGGTCCAAGCTGTGGCTGTACGGAATTCGTCTAcgtagtacggagtagtgacGATGTACCGCAATGAACTGTTTagttatacggagtacataaaCCGTGCGAAGTACAAGGATCATCGTCATCGGGGCAAATGCCTACACACCTCCATCACTCGTCAGCGAGATTTGCTGTCCACCGATCAGGGAAGCACCTTGATATTTTCGTACATGTTTTACTGTCGTCATATTCTCTGGCAAAGGAGAAGTCTTTGTTCCAAGTTTCTAATCTTTATCTACACCGTTTCATCATCAAAACCTACGTGCCCGAGCCCTGTCCAATGCAAACGAAAGCAATGTGTTTAGCAGAACAGCAATTTTCCATTGGAAACATCCTAAATTTGAGAGATGAACATAGTTCTGGATCAGCTGCTATGCGGCTGTGTATGACGTATGGTCAATGAAAAGAAATCCCCCGGAGACCAGGATATTTCTTGACTCCCTTTAGCTCGGATATTGAGATCCTTTATATCAAATAGCAGTATCCAAGGAGCCAAGGATCGGCATTGCTTCATTGGATAACTTGAATAGGACTCCCACTGCAGATATATTGTGGTCAGGGTCCTGCTCTGGTTGGGTCACCGACTTGCTATCCTGCTTTCATCGCTATCAGCTTTCCCGGATCAAGCTCTGGGTTCTCCACCGTTTTCTTACCCAAAGCGTCGCCCTTTTCTCTCATTCTTCATCTCCTTTCCCTTCTTGTTCTATCTGGCCCCGGACAGCCGCTGCTTCCGGCCAGAAATACTTGTCATCACGTATAAACAACGTCAATCCTTTTGGTTTCTTCGCGCGATACCCAGATTCCTCCTTCTTCCCCCCCTCTGTCTCTCCCGAGGCGGCATTCTGGAACTCATGCAATTTCATAATCATCTTCGTCTTTGCTCGTTCACAATTCGGGCACCAAACGCCGGTTTCGTTTCCCATCATTCGGAGCTTCTGAAACTTTTTCCATGAAAACTCCCTGTTCTTGCACTCGGCGTGGAATCCTCGTATCTCAGCCTCTTCGGGACCCGCGCCGTTGTGACCGTCTTGCGGAGGGGACGACTCGTTCTGACCAGTTCCTGCAGCCGCTGAGCCTACTTTTCCTGAAACTTCCGCACACACGCCGG
This window harbors:
- a CDS encoding uncharacterized protein (EggNog:ENOG410PGKI~COG:S~TransMembrane:4 (i24-44o56-74i102-128o191-216i)~BUSCO:11907at33183): MAPPPSPSLPLGERLKQLAQRLQFGWFVGHLALVLAVFRYLLSVLTFNSTSRMAQASYRFAFIAAAATYGIVVYKSHIARGDMKGNVPALVMKLAGDENVQYLLIALVWLYARQITIAVLPFAIYSFFHVATFTRSHLIPTIQPPKEPEPGAGSPSRQGAKQSPLSESIGRFIKQYYDTSMALVASLELSVLIRLIGTALTFSSGSWVLLAVYFMFFRSRYTSSKYVQGVVAHSSQRIEASISHQSTPPVVRQGWQVFKDFARRVYEFTDVNRYIGAYSPAGAKKPQ
- a CDS encoding uncharacterized protein (EggNog:ENOG410PGKI~COG:S~TransMembrane:1 (o20-40i)) produces the protein MFLGKKEEVKFAIPEIIYNPSLALSPHVILLGLLFADWVFTHLDSKRVFTSAEQLLYLNILDDVYKLLLHLDPALKDVSIFQKSVWTMDKIKISDIEALIYSTIQPWIKCIRALSTFHEILQAYNLDYGAGKALNNSSKFIP